One window from the genome of Pieris napi chromosome 12, ilPieNapi1.2, whole genome shotgun sequence encodes:
- the LOC125054275 gene encoding synaptosomal-associated protein 25 isoform X3 yields the protein MEPLIPRMPAATPPAENGAPRSELEQLQLRAGEVTDESLESTRRMMQLCEESKEAGIRTLVALDDQGEQLDRIEEGMDQINADMREAEKNLSGMEKCCGICVLPCNKGASFKEDDGTWKGNDDGKVVNNQPQRVMDERNGIGPQAGYIGRITNDAREDEMEENMGQVNTMIGNLRNMAIDMGSELENQNRQIDRINRKGDSNETRIKVANQRAHELLK from the exons ATGGAACCTTTAATTCCCAG GATGCCTGCAGCCACACCACCAGCCGAAAATGGCGCGCCGCGCAGCGAGTTGGAACAACTCCAATTACGAGCCGGCGAAGTTACTGATGAG TCACTGGAATCAACTCGGCGTATGATGCAACTATGCGAGGAG AGCAAGGAGGCCGGCATACGAACTCTGGTCGCTCTAGATGACCAGGGAG AGCAATTGGATAGAATTGAGGAGGGGATGGATCAGATAAATGCAGATATGCGTGAGGCCGAGAAGAATCTGTCTGGAATGGAGAAGTGCTGTGGTATCTGCGTGTTGCCTTGTAACAA GGGAGCATCTTTCAAGGAAGATGACGGTACATGGAAGGGCAACGATGACGGTAAGGTAGTCAACAACCAGCCGCAACGGGTGATGGACGAGCGCAATGGCATCGGACCGCAAGCTGGATACATTGGCAG GATAACAAATGACGCTCGCGAAGATGAGATGGAAGAGAACATGGGGCAAGTGAACACTATGATCGGTAACTTGCGTAACATGGCCATTGATATGGGCTCTGAACTTGAGAACCAGAACAGGCAGATCGACCGTATCAACCGCAAG GGTGATTCGAATGAAACAAGAATAAAGGTCGCCAACCAGCGCGCACACGAGCTCCTCAAGTAA
- the LOC125054275 gene encoding synaptosomal-associated protein 25 isoform X1, translating into MEPLIPRMPAATPPAENGAPRSELEQLQLRAGEVTDESLESTRRMMQLCEESKEAGIRTLVALDDQGEQLDRIEEGMDQINADMREAEKNLSGMEKCCGICVLPCNKGASFKEDDGTWKGNDDGKVVNNQPQRVMDERNGIGPQAGYIGRITNDAREDEMEENMGQVNTMIGNLRNMAIDMGSELENQNRQIDRINRKGESNETRIAVANQRANKLLKS; encoded by the exons ATGGAACCTTTAATTCCCAG GATGCCTGCAGCCACACCACCAGCCGAAAATGGCGCGCCGCGCAGCGAGTTGGAACAACTCCAATTACGAGCCGGCGAAGTTACTGATGAG TCACTGGAATCAACTCGGCGTATGATGCAACTATGCGAGGAG AGCAAGGAGGCCGGCATACGAACTCTGGTCGCTCTAGATGACCAGGGAG AGCAATTGGATAGAATTGAGGAGGGGATGGATCAGATAAATGCAGATATGCGTGAGGCCGAGAAGAATCTGTCTGGAATGGAGAAGTGCTGTGGTATCTGCGTGTTGCCTTGTAACAA GGGAGCATCTTTCAAGGAAGATGACGGTACATGGAAGGGCAACGATGACGGTAAGGTAGTCAACAACCAGCCGCAACGGGTGATGGACGAGCGCAATGGCATCGGACCGCAAGCTGGATACATTGGCAG GATAACAAATGACGCTCGCGAAGATGAGATGGAAGAGAACATGGGGCAAGTGAACACTATGATCGGTAACTTGCGTAACATGGCCATTGATATGGGCTCTGAACTTGAGAACCAGAACAGGCAGATCGACCGTATCAACCGCAAG GGTGAGAGTAACGAGACGCGTATAGCAGTCGCGAACCAGCGAGCGAATAAGCTACTCAAATCTTAA
- the LOC125054275 gene encoding synaptosomal-associated protein 25 isoform X2: protein MEPLIPRMPAATPPAENGAPRSELEQLQLRAGEVTDESLESTRRMMQLCEESHEVGMKTLVMLDEQGEQLDRIEEGMDQINADMREAEKNLSGMEKCCGICVLPCNKGASFKEDDGTWKGNDDGKVVNNQPQRVMDERNGIGPQAGYIGRITNDAREDEMEENMGQVNTMIGNLRNMAIDMGSELENQNRQIDRINRKGESNETRIAVANQRANKLLKS, encoded by the exons ATGGAACCTTTAATTCCCAG GATGCCTGCAGCCACACCACCAGCCGAAAATGGCGCGCCGCGCAGCGAGTTGGAACAACTCCAATTACGAGCCGGCGAAGTTACTGATGAG TCACTGGAATCAACTCGGCGTATGATGCAACTATGCGAGGAG AGTCACGAGGTGGGCATGAAAACCCTGGTCATGCTGGATGAACAGGGCG AGCAATTGGATAGAATTGAGGAGGGGATGGATCAGATAAATGCAGATATGCGTGAGGCCGAGAAGAATCTGTCTGGAATGGAGAAGTGCTGTGGTATCTGCGTGTTGCCTTGTAACAA GGGAGCATCTTTCAAGGAAGATGACGGTACATGGAAGGGCAACGATGACGGTAAGGTAGTCAACAACCAGCCGCAACGGGTGATGGACGAGCGCAATGGCATCGGACCGCAAGCTGGATACATTGGCAG GATAACAAATGACGCTCGCGAAGATGAGATGGAAGAGAACATGGGGCAAGTGAACACTATGATCGGTAACTTGCGTAACATGGCCATTGATATGGGCTCTGAACTTGAGAACCAGAACAGGCAGATCGACCGTATCAACCGCAAG GGTGAGAGTAACGAGACGCGTATAGCAGTCGCGAACCAGCGAGCGAATAAGCTACTCAAATCTTAA
- the LOC125054275 gene encoding synaptosomal-associated protein 25 isoform X4: MEPLIPRMPAATPPAENGAPRSELEQLQLRAGEVTDESLESTRRMMQLCEESHEVGMKTLVMLDEQGEQLDRIEEGMDQINADMREAEKNLSGMEKCCGICVLPCNKGASFKEDDGTWKGNDDGKVVNNQPQRVMDERNGIGPQAGYIGRITNDAREDEMEENMGQVNTMIGNLRNMAIDMGSELENQNRQIDRINRKGDSNETRIKVANQRAHELLK, translated from the exons ATGGAACCTTTAATTCCCAG GATGCCTGCAGCCACACCACCAGCCGAAAATGGCGCGCCGCGCAGCGAGTTGGAACAACTCCAATTACGAGCCGGCGAAGTTACTGATGAG TCACTGGAATCAACTCGGCGTATGATGCAACTATGCGAGGAG AGTCACGAGGTGGGCATGAAAACCCTGGTCATGCTGGATGAACAGGGCG AGCAATTGGATAGAATTGAGGAGGGGATGGATCAGATAAATGCAGATATGCGTGAGGCCGAGAAGAATCTGTCTGGAATGGAGAAGTGCTGTGGTATCTGCGTGTTGCCTTGTAACAA GGGAGCATCTTTCAAGGAAGATGACGGTACATGGAAGGGCAACGATGACGGTAAGGTAGTCAACAACCAGCCGCAACGGGTGATGGACGAGCGCAATGGCATCGGACCGCAAGCTGGATACATTGGCAG GATAACAAATGACGCTCGCGAAGATGAGATGGAAGAGAACATGGGGCAAGTGAACACTATGATCGGTAACTTGCGTAACATGGCCATTGATATGGGCTCTGAACTTGAGAACCAGAACAGGCAGATCGACCGTATCAACCGCAAG GGTGATTCGAATGAAACAAGAATAAAGGTCGCCAACCAGCGCGCACACGAGCTCCTCAAGTAA
- the LOC125054275 gene encoding synaptosomal-associated protein 25 isoform X5, which yields MPAATPPAENGAPRSELEQLQLRAGEVTDESLESTRRMMQLCEESKEAGIRTLVALDDQGEQLDRIEEGMDQINADMREAEKNLSGMEKCCGICVLPCNKGASFKEDDGTWKGNDDGKVVNNQPQRVMDERNGIGPQAGYIGRITNDAREDEMEENMGQVNTMIGNLRNMAIDMGSELENQNRQIDRINRKGESNETRIAVANQRANKLLKS from the exons ATGCCTGCAGCCACACCACCAGCCGAAAATGGCGCGCCGCGCAGCGAGTTGGAACAACTCCAATTACGAGCCGGCGAAGTTACTGATGAG TCACTGGAATCAACTCGGCGTATGATGCAACTATGCGAGGAG AGCAAGGAGGCCGGCATACGAACTCTGGTCGCTCTAGATGACCAGGGAG AGCAATTGGATAGAATTGAGGAGGGGATGGATCAGATAAATGCAGATATGCGTGAGGCCGAGAAGAATCTGTCTGGAATGGAGAAGTGCTGTGGTATCTGCGTGTTGCCTTGTAACAA GGGAGCATCTTTCAAGGAAGATGACGGTACATGGAAGGGCAACGATGACGGTAAGGTAGTCAACAACCAGCCGCAACGGGTGATGGACGAGCGCAATGGCATCGGACCGCAAGCTGGATACATTGGCAG GATAACAAATGACGCTCGCGAAGATGAGATGGAAGAGAACATGGGGCAAGTGAACACTATGATCGGTAACTTGCGTAACATGGCCATTGATATGGGCTCTGAACTTGAGAACCAGAACAGGCAGATCGACCGTATCAACCGCAAG GGTGAGAGTAACGAGACGCGTATAGCAGTCGCGAACCAGCGAGCGAATAAGCTACTCAAATCTTAA
- the LOC125054638 gene encoding esterase FE4-like, with protein sequence MATVRIQEGLVRGAVDVSCYGVNFLAFKGIPYAEPPVGFRRFQDSVPVGPWNGILEASGHAGKCGQINWFTGKIEGGDDCLYLNVYTRGLAAKKPVMVVIHGGNFAFGSGDDNLLGPDFLVEDLVLVTINYRVGILGFLNLEDEAAPGNQGLKDQVLALKWVKRNISSFGGDPDNVTIYGYSAGSAAVHYLALSPLAEGLFHKAILQSGVASTPWASVPAESMKESAVKVANLLGHQSKDLVQVLEFLKTVQVKDLLKAAGSLFTWKVSVNTFGPSVDSRAKTPFLTIPVDEAVKQGIKVPCILGATSHEAIMQLSVLTEDNLALMNQHQHLLYHPATRRFLEQQNISLDVVRNFFMNGKDVSRKNIENVVDLMSFLHFLGNIHHILEVQQQTGVPSYFFKFSYFSEDSAMVQKIMRTDLKGAAHCEEVGYLFNMNAFKKIGICPPKKGTVEWDVHRRFVEFWTAFARTGNPNPTTSKVINQPWLPVDGHKNGFTCLQMSSTLNSTLEPNLLTQFRSMSPSKEFK encoded by the coding sequence ATGGCAACAGTCAGGATTCAAGAAGGACTGGTCCGTGGTGCCGTCGACGTCAGCTGCTATGGCGTTAATTTCTTGGCCTTCAAAGGGATTCCGTACGCGGAACCTCCTGTGGGGTTCAGAAGATTCCAGGACTCGGTGCCAGTCGGGCCTTGGAATGGAATTCTGGAAGCAAGTGGTCACGCCGGAAAGTGTGGCCAAATAAACTGGTTCACCGGAAAAATCGAGGGTGGAGACGACTGCCTGTACCTGAACGTTTACACCCGGGGCTTGGCTGCAAAGAAGCCCGTGATGGTGGTCATCCACGGTGGGAACTTTGCCTTCGGCTCAGGAGATGACAACTTACTGGGTCCTGATTTCTTGGTGGAGGATCTGGTCCTGGTGACGATCAACTACCGCGTGGGGATCCTAGGGTTCCTGAATCTTGAAGACGAAGCAGCGCCGGGGAACCAAGGGCTCAAGGACCAGGTCCTGGCTCTCAAGTGGGTGAAACGGAACATCTCCAGCTTTGGTGGAGATCCGGACAATGTCACGATCTACGGGTACAGCGCAGGTAGTGCTGCAGTTCACTACCTGGCGCTTTCACCCCTGGCAGAGGGGCTATTCCACAAGGCGATCCTTCAAAGTGGGGTTGCAAGCACCCCCTGGGCCAGTGTTCCCGCCGAAAGCATGAAGGAATCTGCGGTGAAGGTTGCTAATCTCCTGGGACACCAGTCCAAGGACTTGGTCCAGGTGCTGGAGTTCCTGAAAACGGTTCAGGTGAAAGATCTCTTGAAAGCGGCGGGGTCTCTTTTCACCTGGAAAGTCAGCGTCAACACCTTCGGCCCTTCCGTGGACTCCCGGGCCAAGACTCCGTTCCTGACGATTCCTGTTGATGAAGCTGTCAAGCAGGGGATCAAAGTTCCCTGCATCCTGGGAGCAACCAGTCACGAAGCGATCATGCAGCTGTCTGTTCTGACTGAGGACAATTTGGCGTTGATGAATCAACACCAGCACCTGCTGTACCATCCAGCAACCAGGCGCTTCCTGGAGCAGCAGAATATCTCATTGGATGTCGTCCGGAACTTCTTCATGAACGGCAAGGACGTCTCCAGGAAGAACATTGAGAATGTCGTCGACCTGATGAGCTTCCTGCATTTCTTAGGAAATATTCACCATATCTTGGAGGTCCAACAGCAGACTGGTGTTCCAAGCTACTTCTTCAAGTTCAGCTACTTCTCGGAGGACTCAGCGATGGTGCAAAAGATTATGCGGACGGACTTGAAAGGAGCCGCCCATTGCGAGGAGGTTGGCTACCTGTTCAACATGAATGCATTCAAGAAGATTGGGATCTGCCCGCCCAAGAAGGGGACAGTCGAATGGGATGTTCATCGGAGATTCGTGGAATTTTGGACTGCTTTCGCTAGAACTGGAAATCCTAACCCTACAACCTCGAAAGTGATAAACCAACCCTGGCTACCCGTCGATGGCCACAAAAATGGGTTCACCTGCCTTCAGATGTCTTCCACCCTCAACAGCACCCTAGAACCAAACTTGCTGACTCAATTTCGGAGCATGTCACCCTcgaaagaatttaaataa